The following coding sequences lie in one Desulfobulbaceae bacterium genomic window:
- a CDS encoding ABC transporter permease — translation MTTNSTYPIFAIVWKSVSRKIFRNMILILAVALLVALLVFALLFNKAVKEDLEAAGKRLGADIIIVPSEAKGLAEEFILESKIKSFFMDMSIFDTIRDLPNVKKATFQIYLNTLASGCCSIDDGEVVVFDQDEDFVVKPWLEEGPGRLAPGQVYVGSYVYEYLGLINTASLFGQGVKVVGHLEPTNTGLDRGVFMNLSDLNKISSGAAGNYQQGKISIIFVKVRDGVPIDKVVDDIRNINPGVGIMTRGDIGSSVRNTLSDIVRVFSITITISSLLAILLAWTTFTVLANERRREVGILRAIGAHRGHIMQLFLGEAILISAIGGLVGVVAGHSLIHYLAGDFNLLSRLGTVATITPGNVVIVFTAMVAGVVVCLVGAAIPVVRLASMEPLSAIKEE, via the coding sequence ATGACCACCAACAGTACTTATCCTATTTTCGCCATTGTCTGGAAAAGTGTTTCCCGGAAAATCTTCCGCAATATGATCCTGATCCTTGCGGTCGCCCTCCTGGTCGCCCTATTGGTATTTGCCTTACTCTTTAACAAGGCGGTAAAGGAAGACCTGGAGGCAGCGGGAAAGCGGCTCGGCGCGGATATTATTATTGTGCCGTCCGAGGCCAAGGGGCTTGCCGAGGAATTTATCCTGGAGAGTAAGATCAAAAGCTTTTTCATGGACATGTCTATTTTTGATACTATTCGCGATCTGCCAAACGTCAAAAAGGCCACCTTCCAGATTTATTTAAATACCTTGGCATCAGGCTGTTGCAGTATTGACGATGGTGAGGTGGTTGTTTTTGATCAGGATGAGGACTTTGTGGTAAAACCATGGCTGGAAGAAGGCCCCGGTCGTCTTGCCCCTGGGCAGGTCTACGTGGGGAGCTATGTGTACGAGTATCTCGGGCTGATTAACACCGCAAGCCTTTTTGGGCAGGGAGTCAAGGTGGTTGGGCATCTGGAGCCGACCAATACCGGGCTTGATCGTGGCGTCTTCATGAATCTTTCAGACTTGAACAAAATTTCTTCCGGCGCTGCCGGGAACTATCAGCAGGGGAAGATATCCATTATCTTTGTCAAAGTCCGGGACGGAGTGCCCATAGATAAAGTCGTTGATGATATTCGTAATATCAATCCAGGGGTCGGGATAATGACCAGGGGAGATATTGGCAGTTCGGTGCGTAATACCTTGAGCGATATTGTGCGGGTATTTTCAATTACCATTACCATCTCCTCACTTCTCGCTATTTTGCTTGCCTGGACTACATTCACTGTTCTCGCTAACGAGCGACGGCGTGAGGTAGGTATTCTTCGAGCTATTGGCGCCCATCGGGGACATATTATGCAACTCTTCCTTGGTGAGGCCATCCTGATTAGTGCCATTGGCGGCCTGGTGGGGGTTGTCGCAGGGCACTCCCTCATTCATTACCTGGCTGGTGATTTCAATCTGCTCAGCCGGCTGGGCACGGTGGCGACTATTACTCCAGGGAATGTTGTTATTGTTTTCACAGCCATGGTGGCAGGTGTTGTGGTCTGTCTTGTTGGCGCCGCTATTCCTGTTGTCCGTCTGGCAAGTATGGAACCCTTGTCGGCGATCAAAGAGGAATAG
- a CDS encoding ABC transporter ATP-binding protein, whose product MIIECRGLTKKYEVGNSSIPAVDRVNLSIDKGDFVVILGHSGSGKTTLLSLIGGLTTPDNGQVFVDGVENWRQSDRSLSTIRNSRIGFVFQFASLIPNLTVMENILLPLSFCRHPAGNREMAAEILAEVGLADKVNSFPSQLSGGQQRRVAIARSFINCPDIILADEPTGDLDEETEGEILSLFRKYHQQKETTFMVVTHNTHLAATQENPRVFFMRQGVLAIQPPETS is encoded by the coding sequence ATGATTATTGAGTGCAGAGGTCTAACCAAAAAATATGAGGTAGGTAACAGCAGCATCCCTGCTGTTGATCGTGTGAACCTGTCCATCGACAAGGGAGATTTTGTGGTTATCCTGGGTCACTCAGGCTCAGGAAAAACAACTTTATTGAGCCTTATTGGCGGATTAACCACTCCAGATAACGGTCAGGTTTTCGTAGATGGTGTCGAGAACTGGCGCCAGTCGGACAGGTCTCTCTCCACCATCCGCAACAGCAGGATCGGTTTTGTCTTTCAGTTTGCCAGCCTCATACCCAACCTTACCGTGATGGAAAATATCCTCCTGCCCCTCTCCTTTTGCCGGCATCCGGCAGGAAACAGGGAAATGGCAGCCGAGATCCTCGCTGAAGTCGGCTTGGCCGACAAGGTTAACTCTTTTCCATCCCAACTCTCCGGGGGGCAGCAACGTCGCGTTGCTATCGCCCGCTCTTTTATCAACTGTCCGGATATCATCCTGGCCGATGAACCGACCGGCGACCTGGACGAAGAAACAGAGGGAGAGATCTTAAGCCTGTTCCGAAAGTATCATCAACAGAAGGAGACTACCTTCATGGTTGTCACCCACAACACCCACCTTGCCGCCACCCAGGAAAATCCCAGAGTCTTCTTCATGCGACAGGGTGTCCTGGCTATCCAACCACCTGAAACATCGTAA
- a CDS encoding sulfurtransferase TusA family protein produces the protein MSDSIYKEIVIDIRGQVCPSTLLATMAEMNEHQKELLNGEISLLIISDNRHAIATIPETARNMGYRVEVKQELGFYSIRIGHENGN, from the coding sequence ATGTCTGATTCCATTTACAAAGAGATCGTCATAGATATTCGAGGCCAAGTATGCCCCTCCACTCTGCTGGCCACCATGGCCGAAATGAATGAACATCAGAAAGAACTGTTGAATGGGGAGATCTCACTACTTATCATCTCCGATAATCGTCACGCCATAGCCACCATTCCGGAGACAGCCCGCAATATGGGGTATAGGGTTGAGGTGAAACAAGAATTAGGTTTTTACTCCATCCGCATCGGGCACGAAAACGGGAACTGA
- a CDS encoding YeeE/YedE family protein: MYIAGLLMGIVAGFVMHRSDYCVTGMFRDAILFKNFFMLRSLLLQVTVSMIFFETLRRSHFLPLFPFPLLAPPALSNIVGGMVFGLGMVLAGGCVVGTLYKLGAGSLISATAFLGLILGSALYAELHPWWASLVRQTVLTKEALTLPALLNIDPTLVILTVALPASWLCIRWWQTGRLTINTSVRGYLQPWKAALILAVIGASSYVAIGMPMGITNTYAKFAAIIENAIIPAHVSRNPFFAAQPLDIVHPASGALLHGGAGPALDSIWTIQFPLIAGIILGSFISALLLKEYLWHTRIPGRQLAMAFIGGIILALGSRMTPGCNIWHLMGGLPILALSSLLFVIGLLPGAWLGSKILTRVVMSSSRG, encoded by the coding sequence ATGTATATTGCAGGCCTCCTGATGGGGATCGTTGCAGGCTTTGTCATGCACCGGTCAGATTACTGCGTTACCGGTATGTTCCGTGATGCCATCCTGTTCAAAAACTTCTTTATGCTGCGCTCCCTGCTGCTGCAGGTCACAGTCTCTATGATTTTTTTTGAAACATTGCGCAGGAGTCATTTCCTGCCCTTGTTTCCATTTCCCCTCCTTGCCCCGCCAGCGCTCAGCAATATCGTGGGTGGCATGGTGTTCGGTCTGGGCATGGTGCTCGCAGGAGGCTGCGTAGTGGGAACCCTCTATAAGTTAGGGGCCGGCAGCCTGATCAGCGCCACCGCTTTCCTCGGTCTGATCCTGGGCAGCGCCCTCTATGCCGAACTGCACCCCTGGTGGGCCTCCCTGGTCCGGCAGACTGTCCTGACCAAAGAAGCGCTAACCCTGCCCGCGCTCCTGAATATCGACCCCACCCTGGTGATCTTAACCGTGGCCCTGCCTGCCTCCTGGCTATGCATCAGATGGTGGCAGACGGGAAGATTAACCATCAACACGTCAGTACGCGGCTACCTGCAGCCATGGAAGGCTGCACTCATCCTGGCAGTAATCGGCGCAAGCTCCTATGTTGCGATCGGCATGCCCATGGGTATCACCAACACCTATGCCAAGTTTGCGGCAATCATCGAAAACGCCATTATCCCGGCACATGTATCGCGTAATCCTTTTTTTGCGGCACAGCCTTTAGACATCGTCCACCCGGCATCAGGCGCCTTGTTACACGGTGGGGCCGGACCGGCCCTTGACTCTATCTGGACCATCCAGTTCCCCCTGATCGCAGGCATTATCTTGGGAAGTTTCATCTCCGCTCTGTTACTTAAAGAGTATCTGTGGCATACTCGGATACCGGGTCGGCAACTGGCGATGGCCTTTATCGGCGGCATCATTCTGGCTTTGGGTTCGAGGATGACCCCTGGCTGTAATATCTGGCACCTCATGGGAGGACTGCCGATCCTGGCGTTGTCGAGTCTCCTGTTCGTCATAGGCTTACTGCCCGGCGCCTGGTTGGGGAGTAAAATCCTGACCCGCGTCGTCATGTCATCGTCAAGAGGTTAA